The Hordeum vulgare subsp. vulgare chromosome 4H, MorexV3_pseudomolecules_assembly, whole genome shotgun sequence genomic interval GTAGAGAAGGTCGAGATCACCTGCCCAGTTTCCGTATCCCAATACTGAATATTCCGATCATAGCCAGCACTCAAGAACTTACTACCGTCATTAGAGAACGATATATCCCGCACCGCCTTGGAGTGCCCCATGTACGTCCGCATACATGTCTTCGATTCAAGCACGTCCCAGATTTTAATCTTACAATCCATACTTGCAGACAGCAATAGATGGCCATACTTGGGGGAAAATCTGATCGCTGAGACGCCCTTGGTGTGTCCAATCCACTCATGTACACACCTCTTGGGAATATAACAGCGCTCGTTGGTCGTCTTGGCATCCTTGGGTGGAGTGGTCCACGATCGTCCCtggtagtccttctcctccttcccatggAAGGTGCTCTTGACCACCACCTCTGTTTTCTCCTTGCCTTCTCCTCGTGCCTCCTTCTCAGCCTTCTTGGCCGCATGTGCCTCAGCGTACTGTCTCTGCTCGTCCGTGAGCTCCACAGGCGGGCCCTCACGATTGCCAGCCCAGGGACTCTGTTTGTTGTGCACGACCCACTCGTCGGATGCAGGATTTTGGGCCTCTTGGGGTACGGGCTCGTGGTTTTCCTCCCTGGATTGGATGCGGCGGCGCTTGTGCTCAGAAGGAGGGAGGTTGTAGACGGTATCGGGGTCGGGCGCCTGTGACTGCGCGTCGCCGATGATGTGGAGGCCGGAGGGGTCAGATGCGTAGCCGAAGCGATGGAAAGTGTTATACTGCTCGTCGAAGAGGAAGGGGAGGAGCGCTGCGTCTTCGACGTGACCGAGCTTGTGGTTACGGTGACCAGAGGCGGATGAGATGGGGGCGTGGGGATGCTGAGGACCGAGGACGGGCGCCCAGAGCTGTTCGGCGGTGGGGTTGAAGGGGATGCGGTGGAGGGAGGGGTCGAGAGGACGGGAGGTagaagcggcggcggcggatagCGCGAGCGCTGTCTCATCGACGGCGGGGGCGGCAGATTTGGTGGGGAGGCGGAGAGGGGAGGTGTCCGTGGAGGAGAGCGACTCATCCTCCGGCGAGGATGCGTCACCAGGCGCGTAGGAGGACTGGAGGAGATCCatggcgggcgggcgggcgggcgggcgatctagggttagggtttcgtCGGGACAGAGGAGATTCTTTTTTTCAGGGACAGAGATTTGTCTACGAGGCCGCAACTCACGAGGAGAGGACgggaggaaatttgtatatctgcTTCAAATGGAACTGATTGAAAAGCCGGACCTTAGGCCTAGTCCGACCGGGACCTCCTATGTGGCGCTTCAGGCGCCACTGTCGCCTGCAGAGGCCCTCTTCGTGGGCCGACCCATATTAAATTCGTTAGTAATTAAAAAATCAAAAATGTTTACAGAATTTTTCAAAAGTTCAGATTTGCGAGAAAACGAATTACCTATTTTTGGAAATATGTTCATggatttttaaaaagttcacggAATTCGAAAAAAAtatcatcgattttgaaaaaaagttcatcattttttaaaaatagttcactgatttcgaaaaaagttcatgattttaaattatgttcatcAATTAAAAAAAGTCCAACGATTTCcaaaaaagttcaccgatttcaaaaaaagttcacgggctaaaaaagttcatgaagaatTTCTAAATGGATCGGCCCATTGCGGAGCGCTGCACGCGCCGGTTAGCACATTTTGCCTTTAACCGGCGCGTGTGGCGCTAAATAGGGTTTGCGAGTCCAACCTCATCTTGTCCGGATACGTCCGTCAAGGATAAAATGGATAAACGGATCGGCCAACATGTGATCACATCCTTATTTTTTTTGTTCATTTTGAGTCCGCTCAACTTATTTTTAGCCCAAACTTGCGCTGGGTTTGCGGACACACGGACTTGAATGGACGCCCACGTGCCTACTCCCTGTTCATCATAGGCCCGCGTGGCAGCCAACCACCTACCTCCCACCGCCCGCATTTATGTCACGGGCCCACCTATCACCCACCCCGCCGAGCGGTAGTCGTCCTTCTTTATGAGGAAGTCGTGGACTCGTGGGAGTCCACACTTCCACTTCCCCACTCTGACGAGGCTTCCCTCCTTGAGGCTCGACACACCCAAACCTTAACTCCACCTCGCCATCGGGCGTCATAGGTTTGCCCATTGGTCGCAAGGGCAAGAACGAACAGGAGCCCGGCTCTTCCTCATGCCATCGTCATGGCCCCATTACCCCTCCACCTCCGCCTCCAACCGCATTCCGCTTTACGCCGCCAACGGCCCCCTCTCGCCTGACGCCGTACATGTCGGCTAAAGTGTGCCAGTGCTATTGAGAGATGGCCACGCCGCTGCCATGGCCGCACGTTCACCTACCCAACGAGTGGAACCTCTGTGCCGATAGTGTGTCATCCCACCAATCTCGGTGAGTGGCCGAGCACAGTGCGAGGAGATTGCCCGTCGCCGCGCCCGCCTGCCGCCACATCTCGTCAACGACTCGAGGTACGCGCCCTCCTTGCCTCTATGGGACACATGGCTGCGGGACGAGCATGATCTGCGTTGTAGTCATTCTTTGTCAATCGTGCTCGGAGCCCGCCACGTCGTGCGCGCACCGCAAGCCATCCCCAGTGTCACGGACGTAGGCTAGTCCGCGACCTTCGTCTTCCCCGCCACGACCCCGCTCCGATtacggacgaggaggaggaggagctggtgAGGAGGGTCATGAACACCCATGACGAGGCCAGTGGAGGGCCTCGAAAAGATGATAGCCCTCTCCGCGGCCTGCGACGTCACCATCCCGGAGTACGGCGCCGCACTGAAGGAGGAGGCCATGAAGGGCGTTGTGACAGCCTGAgactgacgttccagaagattccccttttattatgttctcgtcgtgtggttcgtttgtctgtcgcattcatcatcgcatcattcgcatcatctgcattgcatcggcatctccgttgccgccagttttcaaacttgcatccgttagtagttgtcggttctctccgttctcatCGTTGCCCGTGtttagcccgaccacactcgcacgcgcccgcggcatcgtcaaaaccctgtttttaaaggtgTATAAAACTTCCTCGGATTGagtcgaaacttggcgtgcggccttatttagatataggtaggccgcctcccAATTTTCGTCGTAATCGGaatctgtctggtacccgaacggtcgaccgtagcggcatcgtattcggtctatcgtcggacatttTTCGGTATTTGAAATCGCGTTGCCGGGtccccattttccctctcatctccggctagccactctacacggccacttagccggTCCCCGCGTGCGAgaccgttcgattccgatcgtaCGGTTGAAACCGGGGTGAAATTCTGCTAACCTAGCCTcctttccctatataaacacCCCTCCCCTACCTATTTAGGCGCCCCTAATCCTCCTCGGAATCTGTGCCCACCTAACCCTACCTGTCACAGCCTCTCTCCTCTGCTCCTCccgcgggcccgccaggcccagatcgggtCCGGCCGAGCCCATCGCGTCGCCGCCCTCCCGAGCAGCCTCTGCTCCTGAGCAACTCCCTCGCGCCGCCGCAGTAACCTTGCCCCGCCGCCTCTCCGGCCCCGAGCCCCGTACCGACGAACCCCCTTGCCCGAGCTCCCGCCAGCCCCTCCGACCGCCGCTCGCCGGTGTTCCCACGCGTTGTGTGCCGCCTCGCGCCACCGGGTCTGCCGAGCTCGCCGAAGCCCCATCCGCCGCCGCAGGTGCCTGGATCCAGCCACACGGGGCCAGATCCGCCATCCCCGGCCTCGTGCGGCTTCTTCCCCGTCGGATCGAGCCTCGCCACCGCTCCAGAAGTGCCGCCGCCGCACCTGTGCTCACCGGATCGAGCAGGAGGCTCGATCCCATCGCCGCTCGCCCCATCGTTGACCAGCTAGGCCGGCCTCCGCCTCTCCGATCGCGGCCCATTTGCGGCCTCCCGCAGCCCAGGCCTCGTGGCCCACCTGGCGAGCCAGGCCCACCtccaggccgcctcctcctccgacctGGGCTCGGCCTACCAAGGTGAGGACCCCCCTGTAGCCTTATCCCTCGCCATGTGCGAGGTTTTGCTATTTAGCGCATGCCCAAATTCGGCCCGAGAGGGATTTTCTATTTTTCTGCGATTAATTATTTTTAGGAAATTGCCGGATTTTCAAACGCGCGTAGATAattaaccgtgcgtcggatcgcgatgatttatatatgtaactcgtgtagatttccgcgtagattatgattttgcaacttgcatgcaagtttgaagtggtttgacccgcTGTATGCCTACATttgtgtgctgtcctaatagggaatcatcccgtatttattttcgtgcgtgtgcggattgctcaaaccccgtagattaAATGCTCGTGttattagggaccttttgccatgtattttagagtagttgattgcatttttgcatgtaggttccgtcgctagtttgttatagcgcgattaggacataatctcgcatatacgtgtgtcgatattattattttgcaacctccacatgttatatatgtttccggggtagaaaaatccatagaatttaactgtgcaattagttttatcttttgagcaagttagtgcacgtgatattttgctatgttgcccttttgtttatttttatgggACTTAATCCGTGCatcatatgaaggagttgtcaactagagatttgcccttggatgtgtaggctagcctttggtaattttggttgccgtagaaatccatgtttaggttatattttcttgttctcaaaatgctaggaaatagtgttgatttgaagatgctgaaatatttctaagtctaaaatctgttatattttgttgctgttttgtcatgagtttatctggtgttctatagctcttttgaggttggtgcaatggagttagttgtagaccttaagattctctagcatgctgtcaattttcatgccatttggagtcctttagcttatggttttgctgttgttaatatgccttcagatcgaaaactgcactgtaatAAACTgttatttcactaagtctgaaactgtgtgtgagatgttattttgtgagttcttttcctagtgatccatgcttccatgctagatgttattagttatATGTTGTAGTACATCTTGAtctctattgcctcatgccttgtttgagcatcttGGTTTTgtctagctagttgttcgagggcgtagaaaatgctatgtggctgattttggcagattgtagtgatttcttgtttagctcgtagttgttgaaccgttgctccgttttgatcgtgtcctatatgaaacttgcttagaatctcgtgaagattcatattatcttgctggttgtgtgtttttaaatgcttgtgactgtcgttgcacacatattgcattcatgtcatcatatcttgcggtgttcgtatcttttgaaccgtaactccgttggagatgttctttatatgtaaattgattgtaacgacgcgtagaatcacgtgaacctatttattttgttgtttaacaaatatataaaagtgttagttcagatctggacagaattacaaattaacatatgaggtcagctcggagatgctatatgtcgattccgaccccatttaaaatgcctagttaggtagtttaattacacttcacctcttgccatattaaccacatttaatattgccgtgtacctaatcgagagtgGACTAAATAATTCGgatgtggaatttcgtcaatatgcaactcgttgcatattgaacttcacttaatgtgtagtgtttgattgttgtgaattgtcatgccatgtcctGCATATgttcaaccgttcatgcatcatatgtgttgtgcatcgtgtggtgaatatcgtgtgttgattcttgtttctagtTGGCTTCGTCTCGCTAGAGTTCGGCAAGCgtatcggaaagtgaggacccgttcgactatatcggttcgtttgcttcacggagtcgttcttcttcctagCGTGATCTCacacaagatgaccatttccccacataccattactatcattgacatgctagtattatcgtttctgtcgctatgtctcgctgcctaccacctgttaaatatcagcctctcaacattgccatgaaaaccttcaatttGTTCACAACctggcaaaccactgtttggctatgtgaccgcttgcttaaccatgtgttagcgttgctagttgcaggtgcagttgctttcatGTGACAAAATGCGTTcactgttatatcaccctattaatgctatttaatttagtgaacctatatacttggtaaaaggtggaaggctcggcctttctagcctcgtgttttgttccacctttgcccccttagtttcggctaccggtgttatgttccatatttgagcgctcctaacacgatcggggttgttatggggacccccttgataattcgtcttagattaaagctggtctggcaaggcccaacattggttttacatttgcctaaaaacctaataaaattgcatagggactttctggaccctggggataattaatcaaccctagGGCCAGTGCtcagcatgagtgttggtccacccacctagcagtcggtggtgccacctcggggcaactcgagcgtttggctaccgtccactatgcatagacggtgtgtcctgagaacgagatacgcggctcctatcgggttcatcgacacacggggtggccttgctggattagttttaccttttacgaaatatcttgtgcatcgggattccggtgatgctttgggtaatctcagagttgaggttttcctctaaggagtccgacgaaattacgagcttcatgatcgaggatttctatgcggcttgtggtaatttgtgatggactagttggagcacccttgcagggttaaatctttcggaaagccgtgcccgcggttatgtggcaacgtggaaactttgtttaacactagttctagacaacttgaagtaagcttaaataaaatatgccaactgtgtgcgtaaccgtgactgtctctttcgtgagttccttcttcgatcgagaacacggtggggttatgtctcacgtaagtaggtgttcaggatcattcatttgatcatcaatagttcacgtccgatgTGCGTAAATCacacccctctttattcttgtactcgtaagttagccactaaataaatgcttagtcgcgtgctgcagcctcaccacttaaccctacctcacctattaagctttgctagtcttgatacctttggaaatgagattgttgagtcccctgtggctcacagattactacaacaccaattgcaagTACAGGTAAAGTTTACTTGacgagcgcgttgattattcatttggagttgcttcttcttcttcttcatcgatctaggatgggttcgaggccggcagcctgggatagcaaggatggacgtcgttcttcttttctcgtttgttttcgtccgtagtcggaccctgctcttcttcgtgttaTTTATGTATTgttctgatgtgactctgatgtagcttgtggcgagtgtaagccaattctatatatctcatcttttcggtacatgttgaaaaggacgtggatgtcgcctagaggggggggggtgaataggcgctttaaaatagttaaggtttaggcttgaacaaatgcggaataaaactaacgtttaatatgtcaagcacaaagcctacaaacaactaggctcacctatgtgcaccaacaacttatgctaagcaagataaataactaagtgatagcaagatatattacaataaacaatatgtctatcacaaagtaaagtgcataagtaaagggttcgggtaagagataaccgaggcacggggagacgatgatgtatcccgaagttcacacccttgcggatgctaatctccgttagagcggtgtggaggcacaatgctccccgagatgccactaaggccaccgtaatctcctcacgccctcgcacaatgcaagatgccgtgattccactaagggacccttgagggcggtcaccggacccgtacaaatggcaacccttgggggcggtcaccgaacccgtacacgtggcaacccttgggggcggttaccggtacccgtacaaattgctcggggcaatctccacaacctaattggagaccccgacgcttcccggagcttcacaccacaatgattgagctccgagacaccaccaagcttctaggacaccaaagcatccacgaagaacaatatcaagggtactaagtaccaaaggtagtaagcttctcaacttctcacttccacgtatcaccgtggagaactcaaaccgatgcaactaatgcaatggcaagaacacacgaagtggtcaagtccctcacactcaaatacctccacaacaacaaaagctatggagaaatatgagaggaagaacaaggagctcacaaagaactccaagatcaagatccaaggggttcccctcacatagaggagacagtgattggtggagatgtggatctagatctcctctctcttttccctcaagaacaagcaagaatcattggagggatagagagtaatcaagctctaagaatgtcaacaatggaggtagaacaagagctcaacggatggataagaccaagggggaagaagaccccctttatatagtgggggaaggaatcagaccgttacccccactttctgcccgagctccagcggtactaccgctggcactccggcggtactaccgctggcactcccgcggtactaccgccagctagcggtactaccgctggctgcagcggtactaccgctggcactccaacggtactaccgctggccccagcggtactgccgctgggcccctggtagtgcaacgatactaccaccgccaagaaagtcttcgcaaaaaggtccgtccacgaacaaccgctaggcaggcggtactaagctcctggagcggtactaccgctgaccaagggcggtcctaccgctagggccagcggtactgccgccagctccagcggtactaccgttcgccactgaaacaaccataactttcgcatacgagctccgaatcgagcaaacccaagctctttggattcaggacgacaagggctatccaaatcttaagaccatgcggttatgaatatgccaatgatataaagatgtgagtcctctaagaatgaagaaccagcaaaaactccaacatcgaaaacatcatagtagttgcatatggactccgttttcgatgaactcgagcttgtcatgaagatgaccataagctctaaaactcacaaagagaaacaccaaataagaaccaagaagtatgatgcaaggatgcacatggtttgagctctcaacgaacgatacgatcaagctactcacttgagagcccccttgatagtacaacaatctatcctaaacagaaaacctatcaagggcaaacctataccttgcacctcgtcctcttgagctagatgatgatgatcttggcttcctcaagatggaccacctttcttgattgtgttggcttgatgaagactagttgattgctcccccatactcactatgggtgagccactcttcagcatatcttcacaagtccattgccaccac includes:
- the LOC123448533 gene encoding pre-mRNA-processing factor 17, yielding MDLLQSSYAPGDASSPEDESLSSTDTSPLRLPTKSAAPAVDETALALSAAAASTSRPLDPSLHRIPFNPTAEQLWAPVLGPQHPHAPISSASGHRNHKLGHVEDAALLPFLFDEQYNTFHRFGYASDPSGLHIIGDAQSQAPDPDTVYNLPPSEHKRRRIQSREENHEPVPQEAQNPASDEWVVHNKQSPWAGNREGPPVELTDEQRQYAEAHAAKKAEKEARGEGKEKTEVVVKSTFHGKEEKDYQGRSWTTPPKDAKTTNERCYIPKRCVHEWIGHTKGVSAIRFSPKYGHLLLSASMDCKIKIWDVLESKTCMRTYMGHSKAVRDISFSNDGSKFLSAGYDRNIQYWDTETGQVISTFSTGKVPYVVKLNPDEDKQHILLAGMSDKKIVQWDMKSGQITQEYDQHLGAVNTITFVDNNRRFVTSSDDKSLRVWEFGIPVVIKYISEPHMHSMPSIAVHPNSNWLAAQSLDNQILIYSTKERFQLNKKKRFAGHIVAGYACQVSFSPDGRFVMSGDGEGSCWFWDWKSCRRFKTLKCHNGVCIGCEWHPLETSKVATCGWDGVIKYWD